In Glycine max cultivar Williams 82 chromosome 7, Glycine_max_v4.0, whole genome shotgun sequence, a single window of DNA contains:
- the LOC100812239 gene encoding probable methyltransferase PMT5, whose protein sequence is MGSSWLKKQSFVIGPKPPLSWLILCLISLLALIAVLSSSSSSSLNTAVGSSPRTTTAESLIYTSYRRIKEQAAVGYLELRTLSSGGGGARQKEVGLCGKERENFVPCHNVSANLIAGFKEGEEFDRHCEVYKGTEKCLVRPPKEYKAPLQWPSGRDVIWSGNVKITKDQFLSSGSMTKRLMLLEENQIAFHAEDGMIFNSVKDYTRQLAEMIGLGSDTELPQAGIRNILDINCGFGSFGAHLLSLKIMAVCIAAYEATGSQVQLSLERGLPAMIGNFISRQLPYPSLSYDMVHCAQCGIMWVEKNGMFLIEVDRVLKPGGYFVLTSPTSRPQGSSREKKRIMANPMEGLTQQLCWTLLAQQDETFIWQKTADIDCYASRKQRTIQVCKGDDTQSYYRPLLPCISGTSSKRWIAIQNRSSESELSSAELKIHGVQPEEFYEDFQYWRSAVNNYWSLLTPLIFSDHPKRPGDEDPLPPYNMIRNVMDMSANFGGLNAALLEEKKSVWVMNVVPARASNALPLILDRGFAGVMHDWCEPFPTYPRTYDMLHAYGLISHLSSERCSMVDLFLEMDRILRPEGWVILSDTMGAIEMARMFATQVRWDARIVDLQNGSDQRLLVCQKPFVKK, encoded by the exons ATGGGAAGCTCGTGGTTGAAGAAACAGTCCTTCGTCATCGGCCCTAAGCCGCCACTGAGCTGGTTGATCCTGTGCTTGATAAGCCTCCTCGCTCTGATAGCAGTTTTGAGTTCTTCTTCGTCCTCGTCCTTGAACACCGCCGTTGGTTCTTCGCCTCGCACCACCACCGCGGAATCGCTAATCTACACGAGCTACAGGAGGATAAAGGAGCAGGCGGCGGTGGGCTACTTGGAGCTGAGGACCTTGTCGAGCGGTGGCGGCGGCGCGCGGCAGAAGGAGGTCGGGCTTTGCGGCAAGGAGAGGGAGAATTTCGTGCCGTGTCACAACGTGTCTGCGAATTTGATTGCTGGGTTTAAAGAGGGCGAGGAGTTTGATCGGCATTGCGAGGTGTATAAGGGAACAGAGAAGTGTTTGGTTCGGCCTCCGAAGGAGTACAAGGCTCCCTTACAGTGGCCGTCTGGGAGAGACGTTATATGGAGTGGAAATGTGAAGATCACCAAAGATCAGTTTCTTTCGTCTGGAAGTATGACCAAAAG GTTGATGCTACTAGAAGAGAACCAAATTGCCTTTCATGCAGAGGATGGTATGATCTTCAACAGCGTGAAAGATTATACTCGCCAACTTGCGGAGATGATAGGGTTAGGAAGTGACACTGAGCTTCCCCAAGCTGGT ATTCGAAATATACTAGATATTAATTGTGGATTTGGTAGCTTTGGAGCTCATTTATTGTCACTGAAAATAATGGCGGTCTGTATTGCGGCATATGAAGCAACTGGTAGCCAGGTTCAATTGTCTCTTGAGAGAGGTCTTCCTGCTATGATTGGCAACTTCATCTCAAGACAGcttccatatccatcattatcTTATGACATGGTTCACTGTGCTCAGTGCGGCATTATGTGGGttgaaaaaa ATGGGATGTTCCTTATAGAAGTGGACCGTGTTCTTAAACCTGGaggatattttgttttaacCTCACCTACAAGCAGGCCACAGGGTTCATCACGGGAGAAAAAAAGGATCATGGCAAACCCAATGGAAGGGCTGACCCAACAACTCTGCTGGACTCTTTTAGCTCAGCAAGATGAAACTTTCATCTGGCAGAAGACCGCTGATATTGATTGTTATGCATCTCG CAAGCAGCGTACTATACAAGTGTGTAAAGGAGACGATACTCAGTCATACTATCGGCCTCTTCTGCCATGTATAAGTGGGACCTCTAGCAAGCGCTGGATTGCAATACAGAACAGATCTTCTGAATCTGAATTGAGTTCAGCTGAACTTAAAATTCATG GAGTTCAGCCTGAAGAATTTTATGAAGACTTCCAATATTGGAGATCAGCTGTTAACAATTATTGGTCATTACTTACACCACTAATTTTCTCTGACCATCCGAAGAGACCTGGAGATGAAGATCCATTGCCTCCATATAACATGATCCGGAATGTTATGGACATGAGTGCTAATTTTGGGGGTTTGAATGCTGCCCTGCTGGAGGAGAAAAAGTCTGTGTGGGTCATGAATGTTGTTCCTGCAAGGGCTTCTAATGCACTTCCTCTTATACTAGATAGAGGTTTTGCTGGTGTCATGCATGACTG GTGTGAACCTTTCCCCACCTACCCCAGAACATATGATATGCTTCATGCATATGGACTTATCTCACATCTCTCCTCAGAGAGGTGCAGCATGGTAGACTTATTCTTGGAGATGGATAGAATACTGCGTCCAGAG GGATGGGTCATTCTTTCTGATACAATGGGAGCTATCGAGATGGCTCGCATGTTTGCAACACAGGTACGTTGGGATGCAAGGATAGTTGATCTTCAGAATGGCAGTGACCAGAGGCTACTTGTTTGCCAGAAACcatttgtgaaaaaataa